TGCATGATGAACCAGCCAGCTCAGCCAAACCTGAGAGGAGGACACATTGACCACCTGCAGCTGCTCCACCCGCCGAGGTCctagcacagaaacacacacatgaaaatTCATGCAAGCATGCAAACGTGCAATCAAACTCATGTGAATACACAAAGAGAGAAACACTTTCCAGAAGCCTTCTCTTACTACCACAGCATTAAAGAGTGAGCTCACTGGTGCGTATCAGTGCAGTGGCAGGCTGGCTGTTGTCGTTGTTGTTGGCATTACGCTTGATGGAGAAGGTGGAGATGTTGTACAGCAGACCGGGCTCCAGGCCTCGCATGACGTGGGTGGACTGCTGCCTTTCAAGAAAATCTGTTTTGTGATTGCTCCAGCCCAGAGGACCATAAGTGACAATGAACCCGCTGATCAGGCTGTGTAAGGGATCCGGCTCATCCCAGCGCAGTTCAACCTCGTTCTCCTCCACACGCAGCACATGGAGACCAGAAGGAGGCAACAGGTCTGGGAACAGTGGCAACCTTACATGTCAAATTcatacattaaaaataattacAGAGTTGTCTTTGCAATACAGAGGATGAGCTACAGAGTATGGGGGGACAAATGTCAAGCTGATTGAGCTGGACTCTGGTGCACTTTGGTGTGACTCTTACTGACCTTTCTCACAGTCTTTGCCTGTGTGTcctactctgcaaacacagtTGTAGTTCCCTCTCTTGTCACTCCTGCAGAGGCCGCGGTTTCCACAAGGTTGCAGTACACATGGGTTCTCCACTTGGGGGTGACAAAGACAAGCAGTTAGTACATTATGGTTCATGTCACAACTAGGTGCAGTTGACTTGCGAGACAGTGCAAAGCCACTTACACATCTGGCACTGGTCCCCAAAGAAACCGTCCTTGCACACGCATAAATAATTCCGTCTGTAATCCCGACACACACCTCCATTTAGACAGGGGTTGGACTCACACCCGTCCTGCTCTGCACACATATATTTACAGCAGAATTGTATTGCTGTCCTGTATAAACTGTATGTTCAAATGTATAAGCTTTTAAAGTAATGCAACAGGTTGAATGAACACAGTACCTATTTCACAGTTCTGTCCTTTTAAGCCTTGAGAACAATGACACATGTAGGAGCCAGGCTGGTCCTCACATGTTCCCCCGTGCTTGCAGGGTTCCGACAGGCATTCATTTATGTCTTAAGAcgaaacacacataaacataggAACTACATATGTGCACAGGTGCATTGAATTTCTGCATTTAATACGAGAAGACTTTGATCAGGCTTTACCTGTCTGACAGCGGTTTCCACTAAAGCCATCATTACACTCACACTGGTAGGATCCGACCTGGTTCCGACATGTACCGCCATTAAGACAAGGCTGTGATAGGCATTCATTGATCTCTGTAAAGATGGGAAATGAAGATAAAGGGTATAAACTGTTGCAATAACTGGAATCTCATTTATTAGGACTTTTCAGGGATCATTAAAAGACTCCATTTTTTGTTCAGAgtatgtgtccatgtgtgttaCAGACCCTCACAAATGGGTGGCTGGCTCCAGTCCCCCTGAATACCACAGATGCTCTGGGTGGCTCTGGGCACAGACGTGAAGCCTGAGTGGCATATATACACAGCCATGGAGCCTGGTGTTGTTAAGGAGAATTGGACCTCTGCGTTTTTCACTTGTGGAGGCAGCCCACAGCCAAACTCTGCAATGATTACATTCACGTTGACAAATGTCAGCATGGCTGCATAGTAACACAAGCTCATAAACACTGGGGCTTAAAGGAGCTCACCCAAAACAGACTAACAGCAACATAGGTGTTTTCCATCCAGGCTCTCTGTTTTTGTCCTCCTACAATTATCTCCTGCATGCTGTTACAGCGTGTAGACATGAATCACCATGTCGTACTTTATATAGAGTCTGTAACCGGTCTATATCTGTGAATGTTGGGCCTCCGGTGCAGCAACACTGCTAAAATTATCTTCAGATGGATAGCCAGTATCTCTACACTTGACAGCTCAGGATATCCCCTGCCTGTGCCAATCGATTGAAGTCAATGTTGTACAAACTTCAGCATCGGAGCGAGATTTGGACATTATTGTGTGGTGAGACACAGTCTACTTACCTGCAGTGATTGGTACTGAGCTCCTGCTTATTTCACAGTGCCTGCCGTTGAAGGCCTCTGTGCATTCACATTTGTACTTTCCTATGTAGTGGAAACATGTCCCCCCATTCAGACAGGGGCTGGAGGAACAGGGGTCTGGCTTTCCTGCAAGAAATTACACTGAGAATTattattgaaaataataataatagttttatttgaataggcaaggcaaggcaaggcaaggcagctttatttatatagcacatttcagcaacagggcaattcaccTTTCATGCAAAGATGCAGCCCAACATGCTTTACCAGACATGAATTTTAGGccaaaaaagtacaataaaacatcaaaaactataccaacaacaccaacagaCAACCAAATACCAAAGATTAAGATTTAACAAATGACCCCAAATTACActaaaagccacattaaataCAATACCAGTCAAACGTTTGGACACCGTTTCTCATTCATGTGAATAGGAAAGTGTGTCCAAATGTTTGATTGGTAATGTAGATAGgtctttaatttctttttaaaaacaccaaGGGAGGTTGCTGGTCTAAGATCCAAGAGGAGGGTATTCCATTATTTAGGGCCATTAAAaacactactactacttctaAAAGAATGTCTAAAAGAAAGGCTGTGGAAGATCAGAGTTGgaacataaaataaaagtcaGTCGCTGATAGAGGAAGGTGCTACGTTATGTAAGGCTTTATATAAAATCActtataaaaaaatgaatgtcagGAGCAGTGGTGTTATATGACATATATGTTTTAGTATTAGTCAAAGTCCTGACAGCGGCATCCTGAAttatctgtaattttattcaaGACCATTTAGGAAGCCCGATAAAAAGAGTTGCAGTAATCTAAGTGACTTGTAATAAAAGCATGTATCAGCATTTCAGCTTTGTTCTGAGTTACAAAATGGTCCAATTTTAgtgatatatatgtgtgtgtgtgtgtgtgtgtgtgtgtgtgtgtgtgtgtgtgtgtgtgtgtgtgtgtatatatatatacatatatgtgtatttTCATGACCTTGTTAAAATGGCAAATCAAATTTAAAAACCACTCCCAGATCTTTCACTTACCACAACCAAACATTGACTGCAGTCTCTGTCTTTCTAGTTTTGATCTGACAAGTAGAATCTCTGTTTTCTGTTCCTTTAGTTTTCCAAACATGTATATCAGTGACACAGGTATTAAGAGCATTCAAAAAGCGGGGGTTGTCAGACGATTACTTCCCGTGCAGTCTACTACAGATGTACTCAAAAGCTTTCACACAAAGCTTTCatacaaaatgttttgaataTTATTACTTAAGGGTGGCACTCACCCACTTCACAGTGTTTCCCAGCGAATCTGTAAGGACACACACATCTGTAGCTCCCAGCTTCTTCCTTACAGGAGCCTCCATTGCGGCAGGGACCAGAAGCACAGGTATTAAGTCTAACTGGAAAGAGACCGGGACAAGGGAATCCTTGAAGCAGAGACCACTCTAGCTTTtaatcacacaaaataaatctgTTCCAGTACATTgcaattccaaaaaaaaaaaaaagtgctcatAACTCAGTCATATGTACAAATTATTATAAGCCTTTCGGCATTGTAATTTTTCAAGCAGCATTACGAGTAATGGCATGTTTCCTGGTTCATTAAAGTTGGGTTTGAGCCTAAGGGATGCTTTGATTAAGGCACTTCATTAATTCATGTGAAGGTATTCTGATAGTGTTTTTATCAATTACCTTTTTCACAGTGCTTGCCCCAATGTCCATATTTGCATTCGCAGGTGTAGCCTCCATCCCGCTCGTAGCAGTAGCCCCCATTCAGACACGGAGAGGAGTCGCAGACCGATCGGGGCTGtactgaaaaacacacaccgAGACTTGACTGTGTTCCATTGCACTGGGAAACGTTAAAACCTCTTTCATTTTGTTCAAACACGTGGACTTGGTTAAAGAAACACAAGTTATTTGTCATTTAATGATTGCATCAAATACAAATTCTCCTCACAACGCTCAACAGCATAAATCATTTTGGAATTTCCCTCCACATCGTAAATGTAAACTGTAAATGTGACCATTCCCCTTTGAAATAGAAAACGACATTTGTGAAGACcagtgtgttttaaaaatatgtttgtcGCTATAGAAACCAGCTACTTGTGCAATGACACATAGCTGCAAAGCGCGGTGTTGTTGGGTTGGTGCCTGAGGCTCTTACCATAGGGGTAGAAGTCCTTGTGATCTAGCTCTGCTCCACTAGTCTGGCATGTACACAGGTAGGCTCCTCCGTACTCCAAACAAGGAGCTCCATCAGGACACGGCCTGCTGTTACTGCATGGCGTCTGGGTTACTTCTGAGAGAAAGGCATTGTGAATGACCAACCAATTTCTGGTTTGAGATATTTGTGATCTTACAGGGATCCCCATTTTCTTTCACATTCATCAAAGCTCGAGACACCTGATAGGATTATACTCACCAAACTGACAGTAGAGTCCTGTGTAGCCTGAAGGGCATTCACAAGTCCCATTGATGTCCACACAGACACCCCCATTCTGGCAAAGACATTCCTCTGCAGAcacaggaaaagagagagagagagagagagagagagagagagagagagagagagagagagagagagagagagagagagagagagagagagagagagagagtttgtgtgtgtgagtaagagagggaggctCAAAGCTGGAAAGTTTGCTCCAGCTACTTGAAAGCAAGTACTTAAATGATGTTAAGTTTTCAGTTGTAAGTGTAAACATAGGCAGAAGGTTTAAAGTTCAACATGTGTACCATATGCTGAGCATCTTTCATCTGCTATACTGTAAACTGTGTATTGATTTGCTGTCATTCCTCTTTCCCTATTCTTTTCCAACAAAGTTCACAGGACCAGAAGATTACCAGTCAGCATGCTGCACATCCGCTCCGTACAAATTGtaagaatgtttttattttcctctccttcctAATTGCAGCAGTGGATCAAAGGACGTGGCCGTATCACAGCTAAATGGCTCTCCTTTGAAGTCCCAGGAGCTCGGTGGAGGCTATTATTTTTCTGATGATATGGAGCATATTTTGTGACCAAAATGTATGGCCCCGAGGGCAATTAATGCATTGTTAATTTGCAAGAGCCACTTTCATTGGCCACCTGTGCGGCCCGGGCCCTTTGATCTGAGAGCCTGATTAGGCACTTCTGAGTCCCTCTACTTTCTCTTCCTTGAATCATGCTCCTTTTTCCACTGTGCCTTCCAAGTGAGCCAGGCAGGAAAGTATTTGGGAGATTTAAGAGAGCCTATATAAGCACTGATAGTTATTTCAGCTCAAGGGTGAGAAGTAGCATGCATTTGCAATAGCTCAAATACTATTAAAGAgattggtttttttttgtggggagACGACCTGCAACTACTGCTATCAGAGGGTGACACTAACCTCTCATGGGAGCCTGAATTAGCTTTAAATTTGCTCATTAGTTATTTCCTAAAACAAATATAATGTGACACAGACATTAaacataacattacattactTAATATGCATTTATGAAAGGAAGGTATGAAGAATTAGCTGAGGATGATAGCATTTACATATTTTGTGTTCAAATTGCCCTATGGTTATGCAAGCAGCAGCTGTGCTTTAAACTATAGTGTGGTGCATTGGCCAACTTCCAGAGGAGCCAGTAGCGGTGTGGAAGCATGCATATTTCAACAGCTCTGTCTGAAGAAATGACCTGAATACCAAAGACCAGCTTTGACTCATAAAGAGGCCTTTTTAAGTCTAGACAAAGCACTTCCTCTTGTTGATAAACTAATAAAATGTGCTATAAAACAATTATTCACAACATCAAGCGACTGGTTCCCGTAGTAAACTGGGCGAGGCCGTGTCAGTTTTGATAATTACAATAATCCATCATCACAGCAGCCTCTTCCAGGGCAGAGCTCCAAATTCCTGTGGCATAGCACAGCTCCTCTTTAAATACCCCGGTCTGCTCTCTACCTGCCCAGCTGCCTGCAGTGAGTGTACAATACCTTCACACTCGTCACCATAGAAGCCTGGAGCACAAGTACAGTTGTAGATTCCCGAGCTGGTGTATTTACAAATCTGATGCTTCTTGCAATCTTCCTCTTCACACAAGGCTGCATATGGAAAAGCATGTCAGGCTGTGGTTTAAGACTTAAACTGTATGTGAAAGAAATTGGCAAATCTTAATTTGTAGCGGTACATGCTTTTACCTGTTTGGTTTTCTGCCTCAGTTGAATTGTCCTGAAGCACCTCCAACTCTGAAAAAGAAAGATAAGAATGTGCTTTAAAGGGTTGGTTCATTTAAATAAccacaaaacacatttcctcacTTACCTCTCGTGGTACAGTATTCAGTAATGCAAATAGTTAGATAACTGTCTCTGAGACATGTGCTGCCACAACAATACAATGGAAGGAAACAGAGTTGAGTCAGCATTGAAAAATGACATTCAAAATTAACAAACAAGATGAGTAGACTGTCCCTCGTGTTCGGGTCAATCCATATACATCATGTTTAACACTTCTTACAAAAGGAAAAGTCCCAATAAAAACCTCATTGAGTTGGCAGCAGAAATCATACAGATATCTTAACACCTGCGCAATTAAAcccaaaactatctgcatggctaCATATCACTAACTACAGGTAAGTGAGAAGGATGTGATACAGCATATGAGAAAATATtaaggtaaaaataataatccatTTTATCTTATCAAGAaactgcacatactgtatgtttgctGTAATTTAGGAACAGTGTTGCCattacatagtttgtccaccaaaAAGCACCGACTGAGCAAATCTAAAAGAttttttatcaaaaatgtttatgcttattcatgcaTTTATGTTAACGTCTGAATAAAATCAGAATATATTGTTAGCTTTATATAGGAGGATGGACAAACAGACATATGCCACAGTCTTGTCAGTCTTGtccaaagacaatgatggtgcacttctacacagccatcatcgagtccatcctcacatcctccaacaccatctggtacgctgctgccactgccaaggacaagggcagacggCAGCGTCATTCGATcagctgagaaggtgattggctgcaatctgccgccactccaggacctttacgccatcaggactctgaagcgtgctggaaagatcGTGGCTGACCCCCTCCCACCCCAAttgaggtccatcaggaccaaaacctcacgccacaagaacagttttttcccctccgccactagccttatcaACAAGGCCTGTCTAGACTCTCTCCACACCCCACCTCTGGCTCCTCATGCCACTGTacctactctgctgtgctgctatttttatttttatttttaattaatatataccgtgtttatatgtttatacttatattgtatatattgtatattgtatattctGGTGCTTGATTCTCTTAGCCCTCATGTATTTAGAGATTGTGTGACACGCACCTAcagcaccaaaacaaattccttgtatgtgtaaaaaacgtacttggcaataaagcttttctgattctgattctgattcttcaaTCCCAGGGAAACTAGCCCTATAACTCTGGCAAACAAAGTAGAGATCGACCTGTACTACAGTTTCTGCTATCAGTTAAATGTGTGACCCTCTATGTATTTAGGatcaaatgtttttctttacagTTCAACATTCATGACCCTATTAAATACTATGAAGGCACATTGTTTGGTAACAGCAAATAGTGTGATAAAGTATGATGAAAATATTTGCTGTGGAAATACAGTATACCGTAGGTGAAATTCTTAGTTTGTTGCAGAATTTGGTGTAACACTGGAGAAGCGAGTGGACCAGCTCACTTTTAAAGTTCATACCCATAAATACTTGTTTGGCTCTTAAAGAGGTATGATAGGATTCCCTTTGTGCTTGTTCCAGATCTAAAAATGCTATATTACAGGAAGCCAAAGGCAAAAGTAGGTCTTACAGGCTATGTCAACATGTCCTATTAAAAAAACCTTTTTCCGAACATGCTTTTCTGGCAGAATTTGAGTTGAATTCAAGTCACCTGTCTCGCAGAGTGCTCCAGTGAAGGCAGCGGGACAAATACAGGTGAAGTTGGCCACCTGATCGATGCACTCTCCTCCATTCAGACAGGGCTGTGACTCGCATTCATTTATGTCTGCAGGATGCACAAAGTCAGTTAATCAGACAAGAGACATTTGTCTGCTGTTGATTCAGTTTCATATTAAAATTTTTCAATCTTCACATGGAAAAGCAAGATGTGGTTGTCTGAGACATTGAGCTGGATTGAGAACACTGAACTTCCCTTCTGAAAGCATAGAATTTCATTGCCCAGGTGTCTGGTATTAGCAGTAATCCCGTCTCATGTAGATACAAGGATTCATGAACTGTGCAGGGCCTGATAATTCAATTCCCTAATGGGTTCAAGTTTCATCAACAATCAATCACAAGAGGAGCCAGATAAGTAAATGTCTTTTTGGAAAGCGACCTGACTTCAGTGAACTTTCTCACTGTGGTTCATTGCTATATTGTGTGAcccaagaaagaagaaaaagagttgTTTCCAAATGAATTCAACCATAACCTCCACTTGGATCCATTTGTCTAGGTAGACTGGGGAACTCTTTGGACAAACACATCTGCCAAAATGACTGAGTTTGATGtagaaagcagcagaaaatatTTCCTCTGGAGGGAGATGCATACATTCCCCTGGACTTTTAAAAAAACCCTCTCACCTGTCTCACACAGGACACCAGTGTAACCCggttcacacacacaggtgaaacTGCCAGTGCCCTGTACACACAACGCGTTGTTGAGGCACGGTCTGTCTTTGCACTCGTCAATGtctgtaacacacacaaacacacacccagggacagagagacacgCTCATGGAATATTTACTCAGCTGATTAATATATCCGCCACCCTGCTCCCCTCACTCTGCAAGTATGTGCTGCTGGCTGTGAAAGGTATTAGAAGAGGTTTGATACATGTGGGAATAGGCACAGAAGCTCCAGAGAGACTGGACCAAGATATTCTAAAatactttttgttgttttttaaactgcttaATGAGGTACACAATACCTTAATTTATCAGAGTTTTTCCAAGTCTTCGGCTTACTTAGTGCATGCAGATGGTAAAAGAAAAAGTGTGGAacttttaaaatacagtaaaaatggGGTATTTTGCTATTGCGTAAAATGATATATACTGTTATGTGCTGTTACTTCACATTTTAACAATCTTTACATTTCCATGTGATTAGACAGTATTCTagagagaagaaataaaaaatgtaattgtaacCGCAGTATATACCAGCTTTAAGGCAAAGTGTCTTTTGTACCTGTTTCACACTGAATCCCAGTGTATCCACGGGGACAGTGACAGATGAAACTATTAATCTGGTCTTCACAAGTCCCTCCGTTCTGGCAGGGATATGAGGCACACTCATCGACATCTACAGAGTCAGGGAGAAATACAAAGAGAGTAGTATGACTCTTTTAATTAGTTAAAACATCTGGCCGAGGTCAGTTAGTAAGGTAATTTCAGAGGAGAGTGCAACAGATTGACATGAAGCTGATACAAGGATTTAAGGAAATATCCGGGGGTTCATTCGGCAAGTATTTAGTTACAAGTTGACATTATTTTTCCTGGCTGATCTCAGGTTGACAGGTATTCACTCACGGTGTGCAGTGTGTGTCAAGCACAACAGAGCAGGAAGCGGTGTCAACCATAACTCACCAATCTGGCATCGTCGGCCGGTGAAGCCAGCCAAGCAAGAGCAAGTGAAGGAGGGGTTGCCTGTAATACAGTCATCGATGCACTGGCCTCCGTTCAGACATGGTCGCAGGTGTGGGCACACTGATGCTGTAGAGAGAGGTCAATGTAACAGAAATCCTAAAAGCAAAAGTATTAAGAGTAGAAGCCCAGGAGTAGAAGAAGCAGGTCTTACCGGAGTTATTGCAGCCTCCTACTTCCACATTTGCATCATCTATACGGAAGACCCATTTGCCTGGGTAGCCCACGTTGGTGGTTCCCTCAACGTTCACCACATCAGCTGTACGAGAGCCGGGGATGTTGAAATAGCGCTTGCCATCACCAGCATTGAAACCTGCCTGGGAAGAGAGTAACAAGGAGGCAGACATCACAAAAGACAGCTGAATCAGAGTTTAGACACCTGAAAAATGTAGTTTGCATCTTCACAGGAAGCAaatcatactgtacattacaaaTTCTGACTGACaccttaagaaaaaaaaagaaaaaagaaatcatgatcTTACCTGCGCTGCAATCCCTCCCAGCCCAGCCAGGTTTCCTCCACTGCTGGCATGCATGCCTGTGGTCCAAGTGATGTTATTGTACTGGAATATAGTGAAGGAAAGCTCTCCATCTGTAATAAGCACCACTTGGAAAGTATTTACCTGCATAGAGAGAAACAGGCTCGGTTTAACAATTTTCTAATTTCTACGAAATTTGGTAATAATGCATGCATCTGAAAGACTCCTCAT
The Perca fluviatilis chromosome 9, GENO_Pfluv_1.0, whole genome shotgun sequence genome window above contains:
- the sned1 gene encoding sushi, nidogen and EGF-like domain-containing protein 1 isoform X3, which codes for MVLVLQALLPCFCTLLSLDLLPGVELAVPLEDFYPFGQDKGDSQTISQDDGGSRLVEISVAFPFFGDRHTGLYVNNNGLVSFLREVSQFTPVAFPIAGDRRVVAPFWADVDNRRAGRVFYRESQEPSILRRASGDVRTYFSEFPNFNATWLLICTWHQVTFFGGNSLTPVNTFQVVLITDGELSFTIFQYNNITWTTGMHASSGGNLAGLGGIAAQAGFNAGDGKRYFNIPGSRTADVVNVEGTTNVGYPGKWVFRIDDANVEVGGCNNSASVCPHLRPCLNGGQCIDDCITGNPSFTCSCLAGFTGRRCQIDVDECASYPCQNGGTCEDQINSFICHCPRGYTGIQCETDIDECKDRPCLNNALCVQGTGSFTCVCEPGYTGVLCETDINECESQPCLNGGECIDQVANFTCICPAAFTGALCETELEVLQDNSTEAENQTALCEEEDCKKHQICKYTSSGIYNCTCAPGFYGDECEEECLCQNGGVCVDINGTCECPSGYTGLYCQFVTQTPCSNSRPCPDGAPCLEYGGAYLCTCQTSGAELDHKDFYPYVQPRSVCDSSPCLNGGYCYERDGGYTCECKYGHWGKHCEKVRLNTCASGPCRNGGSCKEEAGSYRCVCPYRFAGKHCEVGKPDPCSSSPCLNGGTCFHYIGKYKCECTEAFNGRHCEISRSSVPITAEFGCGLPPQVKNAEVQFSLTTPGSMAVYICHSGFTSVPRATQSICGIQGDWSQPPICEEINECLSQPCLNGGTCRNQVGSYQCECNDGFSGNRCQTDINECLSEPCKHGGTCEDQPGSYMCHCSQGLKGQNCEIEQDGCESNPCLNGGVCRDYRRNYLCVCKDGFFGDQCQMLENPCVLQPCGNRGLCRSDKRGNYNCVCRVGHTGKDCEKDLLPPSGLHVLRVEENEVELRWDEPDPLHSLISGFIVTYGPLGWSNHKTDFLERQQSTHVMRGLEPGLLYNISTFSIKRNANNNDNSQPATALIRTRPRRVEQLQVVNVSSSQVWLSWLVHHAAVSRVHVSLLPSDGSEARTAVFNASTTEHTFSSLLPGQMYTVDVLTQSGIRPDEFPSSSHSAGPLQFWTRPLPPQNLSLSHVTTNSALITWSRHPRNVPDGFVVNVTRGLNTRSRFLPSGKLGSYTLRELTPGQHYYVALTSVKSTGQEQIHSIPQHLAFTTLPMGARSGRRERPNGTGQGTQVGRILPPSQPQDLGGTTETHNSEELHRYTELIDRRGKITAKFTQLPRKAIRHRTKPDPPIRLEKMEETTNKISLALEIQEEGLRTKPELPQDCRSLPCQNGGTCVNGGDSFICDCAAGFKGRQCELSVCQRVPHPCTRLYSETKSVPVWEGGVCHYLYKRTYKVQQDVCYREICEPMPPKKSPSRRTGRQQ
- the sned1 gene encoding sushi, nidogen and EGF-like domain-containing protein 1 isoform X2, producing MVLVLQALLPCFCTLLSLDLLPGVELAVPLEDFYPFGQDKGDSQTISQDDGGSRLVEISVAFPFFGDRHTGLYVNNNGLVSFLREVSQFTPVAFPIAGDRRVVAPFWADVDNRRAGRVFYRESQEPSILRRASGDVRTYFSEFPNFNATWLLICTWHQVTFFGGNSLTPVNTFQVVLITDGELSFTIFQYNNITWTTGMHASSGGNLAGLGGIAAQAGFNAGDGKRYFNIPGSRTADVVNVEGTTNVGYPGKWVFRIDDANVEVGGCNNSASVCPHLRPCLNGGQCIDDCITGNPSFTCSCLAGFTGRRCQIDVDECASYPCQNGGTCEDQINSFICHCPRGYTGIQCETDIDECKDRPCLNNALCVQGTGSFTCVCEPGYTGVLCETDINECESQPCLNGGECIDQVANFTCICPAAFTGALCETELEVLQDNSTEAENQTALCEEEDCKKHQICKYTSSGIYNCTCAPGFYGDECEEECLCQNGGVCVDINGTCECPSGYTGLYCQFEVTQTPCSNSRPCPDGAPCLEYGGAYLCTCQTSGAELDHKDFYPYVQPRSVCDSSPCLNGGYCYERDGGYTCECKYGHWGKHCEKVRLNTCASGPCRNGGSCKEEAGSYRCVCPYRFAGKHCEVGKPDPCSSSPCLNGGTCFHYIGKYKCECTEAFNGRHCEISRSSVPITAEFGCGLPPQVKNAEVQFSLTTPGSMAVYICHSGFTSVPRATQSICGIQGDWSQPPICEEINECLSQPCLNGGTCRNQVGSYQCECNDGFSGNRCQTDINECLSEPCKHGGTCEDQPGSYMCHCSQGLKGQNCEIEQDGCESNPCLNGGVCRDYRRNYLCVCKDGFFGDQCQMLENPCVLQPCGNRGLCRSDKRGNYNCVCRVGHTGKDCEKDLLPPSGLHVLRVEENEVELRWDEPDPLHSLISGFIVTYGPLGWSNHKTDFLERQQSTHVMRGLEPGLLYNISTFSIKRNANNNDNSQPATALIRTRPRRVEQLQVVNVSSSQVWLSWLVHHAAVSRVHVSLLPSDGSEARTAVFNASTTEHTFSSLLPGQMYTVDVLTQSGIRPDEFPSSSHSAGPLQFWTRPLPPQNLSLSHVTTNSALITWSRHPRNVPDGFVVNVTRGLNTRSRFLPSGKLGSYTLRELTPGQHYYVALTSVKSTGQEQIHSIPQHLAFTTLPMGARSGRRERPNGTGQGTQVGRILPPSQPQDLGGTTETHNSEELHRYTELIDRRGKITAKFTQLPRKAIRHRTKPDPPIRLEKMEETTNKISLALEIQEEGLRTKPELPQDCRSLPCQNGGTCVNGGDSFICDCAAGFKGRQCELLCQRVPHPCTRLYSETKSVPVWEGGVCHYLYKRTYKVQQDVCYREICEPMPPKKSPSRRTGRQQ
- the sned1 gene encoding sushi, nidogen and EGF-like domain-containing protein 1 isoform X1, with the translated sequence MVLVLQALLPCFCTLLSLDLLPGVELAVPLEDFYPFGQDKGDSQTISQDDGGSRLVEISVAFPFFGDRHTGLYVNNNGLVSFLREVSQFTPVAFPIAGDRRVVAPFWADVDNRRAGRVFYRESQEPSILRRASGDVRTYFSEFPNFNATWLLICTWHQVTFFGGNSLTPVNTFQVVLITDGELSFTIFQYNNITWTTGMHASSGGNLAGLGGIAAQAGFNAGDGKRYFNIPGSRTADVVNVEGTTNVGYPGKWVFRIDDANVEVGGCNNSASVCPHLRPCLNGGQCIDDCITGNPSFTCSCLAGFTGRRCQIDVDECASYPCQNGGTCEDQINSFICHCPRGYTGIQCETDIDECKDRPCLNNALCVQGTGSFTCVCEPGYTGVLCETDINECESQPCLNGGECIDQVANFTCICPAAFTGALCETELEVLQDNSTEAENQTALCEEEDCKKHQICKYTSSGIYNCTCAPGFYGDECEEECLCQNGGVCVDINGTCECPSGYTGLYCQFEVTQTPCSNSRPCPDGAPCLEYGGAYLCTCQTSGAELDHKDFYPYVQPRSVCDSSPCLNGGYCYERDGGYTCECKYGHWGKHCEKVRLNTCASGPCRNGGSCKEEAGSYRCVCPYRFAGKHCEVGKPDPCSSSPCLNGGTCFHYIGKYKCECTEAFNGRHCEISRSSVPITAEFGCGLPPQVKNAEVQFSLTTPGSMAVYICHSGFTSVPRATQSICGIQGDWSQPPICEEINECLSQPCLNGGTCRNQVGSYQCECNDGFSGNRCQTDINECLSEPCKHGGTCEDQPGSYMCHCSQGLKGQNCEIEQDGCESNPCLNGGVCRDYRRNYLCVCKDGFFGDQCQMLENPCVLQPCGNRGLCRSDKRGNYNCVCRVGHTGKDCEKDLLPPSGLHVLRVEENEVELRWDEPDPLHSLISGFIVTYGPLGWSNHKTDFLERQQSTHVMRGLEPGLLYNISTFSIKRNANNNDNSQPATALIRTRPRRVEQLQVVNVSSSQVWLSWLVHHAAVSRVHVSLLPSDGSEARTAVFNASTTEHTFSSLLPGQMYTVDVLTQSGIRPDEFPSSSHSAGPLQFWTRPLPPQNLSLSHVTTNSALITWSRHPRNVPDGFVVNVTRGLNTRSRFLPSGKLGSYTLRELTPGQHYYVALTSVKSTGQEQIHSIPQHLAFTTLPMGARSGRRERPNGTGQGTQVGRILPPSQPQDLGGTTETHNSEELHRYTELIDRRGKITAKFTQLPRKAIRHRTKPDPPIRLEKMEETTNKISLALEIQEEGLRTKPELPQDCRSLPCQNGGTCVNGGDSFICDCAAGFKGRQCELSVCQRVPHPCTRLYSETKSVPVWEGGVCHYLYKRTYKVQQDVCYREICEPMPPKKSPSRRTGRQQ